One Deefgea tanakiae genomic region harbors:
- the yihA gene encoding ribosome biogenesis GTP-binding protein YihA/YsxC, producing MSLFQGLQFLTTVNDLKTLPHEGVEVAFAGRSNAGKSSAINTLANITRLAYVSKTPGRTQHINYFDFGNERRLVDLPGYGYAEVPERIRKHWQGLLAQYLSHRDNLIGLVLIMDSRRPLTELDRNMLAWFRPTGKPIHCVLTKSDKLNNQEKALALRTVKAEFADDAMITVQLFSSLKKQGVDEVEQVVGGWFAAATELQEGVEPTGGDSIS from the coding sequence ATGTCCCTATTTCAAGGTCTACAGTTCCTCACAACTGTAAATGATTTAAAAACTTTACCGCATGAAGGTGTAGAAGTCGCCTTTGCGGGACGCTCGAACGCGGGGAAATCAAGCGCGATTAATACGCTCGCCAATATTACCCGCTTAGCTTATGTCTCTAAAACACCAGGTCGTACGCAACACATCAATTATTTTGATTTTGGCAATGAGCGTCGTCTCGTCGACTTGCCTGGCTATGGCTATGCAGAAGTACCAGAGCGTATTCGTAAGCACTGGCAAGGCTTGCTGGCGCAGTATTTATCGCATCGCGATAATTTAATTGGCCTCGTACTCATCATGGATAGTCGCCGTCCTTTGACAGAGCTTGACCGTAATATGCTGGCTTGGTTTAGACCTACCGGAAAGCCAATTCACTGTGTACTGACTAAATCCGATAAATTAAATAATCAAGAAAAAGCGTTAGCGCTGCGAACAGTGAAAGCCGAATTTGCTGATGACGCAATGATTACGGTTCAATTGTTTTCTAGTTTGAAAAAGCAGGGCGTTGATGAGGTTGAGCAGGTTGTTGGTGGCTGGTTTGCAGCTGCCACCGAGTTGCAAGAGGGCGTTGAACCGACAGGCGGCGACTCAATTTCTTGA